The region ggggTAACAGTTCTTGGTACATGCATCATTTAAATCAGTGAAGTCAATACACATCATCCACTTTCCATTGGCTTTCTTAACCATTACAGGGTTGGCCAACCATTCAGGGAATTGTACTTCCTCAATAAATCTAGCTTCTAAAAGCTTCTCGACCTCCTTCTTAATGGCTTCCAGTCTatcaggggcataagttctcttctttttctttacAGCCTTTCGAGTTGGATCAACCTTCAACCTATGAGTTATAAGGTTCGGGTCAATCCCAGGCATTTTAGCTACTGTCCAAGTGAATGCATCATTGTTCTCTTGGAGAAAAGTTTTTATTCGATCCTTCAAGGGCTTGTCCAAAGATGCCCCAATGTATGTGACCTTTTCTGGGTCTAAGGGATCAAAGGGAATTGGGACCAAGTCCTCAGCTGGCTTTCCTCATAGTTCGTCATTCTCTCAGACATCATGTATTCTATGGGGAGAACCTGCCCCCCGGTTCTATCGGGCCTAAGTGTTATGACATAGAAACTGTGGGCCATTTTATGATCTCCTCTTGCTTCTCCAACACTGTTCCTAGTTGGGAACTTCAGTACCATATGGTAAGTTGAGGGCACAACCTTAAAAGTGTGGATCCCTGTCCTACCAATGATGGCATTGTAGGTAGAGGCTGCCTTCACAACTTGAAAGTTCAACATTTGCGTGGCCTCCCTGGGCTCTTCCCCGATTATTATGGCAAGTTGTATTGCTCCCTTGACTTTACATTCCATATGGTTAAACCCGTAGATGGGTGCGTCGGATGGAGTTAGTTGAGAGTCATTGTAGCCCATCCTTATGAATGTATTATGGAACAGAATGTCCACGAAAGCTCCATTGTCCACTAGGACCCTCATAACATGACAATTTCCAATTATCGGAGTGATAACCAGAGGATCATCCTGAAgaaatttcaaaccttcaaggtctggGTCACCGAATTTAAGTGTCATCTATGACTTGGAACGATTAGATGGTTCCCTAACTATGCTCATTACTTCTCTTACATATGCTTTTCGGGAGTTCCTTATAGTGCCAGCTGCTATAGGACCCCCTGAGATTATATTGATTACTGGCCCTCGGGGATGTGGGTTATGATCTCTGTCGTTACCCCTCCGATCGTCATCTCTTcgatcattatctctcttttggcCTCCGGCCTCTTCATCCTTGGTGAAACGTCCAAACTTTCCCCTTCAGATcaaatactcaatctcatccttgagttgCCTACAATCATCAGTTTCATGACTGATATTTTTGTGAAACCTGTAGTACCTACACTCTTCTCTTTTCTCGGGGTCCCCTCTTCGTGGCTTCGGCCATTTGAAGTCTttgtccttctcaatttccataaGGATATGGCTCCTTGGAGCGTTCAACCTCGCATACTCAACAAACCTTGGTTGCTAATTTTTCTTAGAAGATGAGGAGTCAAAGCATTTGCTAATTAatggatacttgtccttagcgtcACATTCCTGATCCGTCTTCCTCTTCTTGTTTCCAGTAGGTTCATTATTCACAGCTTTCTTCCTCATATTCTCCTCCACCATGATATACTTTCTGGCTCTATCCTGGAGCTGCAGCATACTCTCGGGAGGGCGTTTAGCCAGGGATATCTTAAAGAACTCATCTCTAGTCCCTTGCTATAGGGATATCATAattaccttatcatcaagatcaggGACCTTCAAAGCCTCCTTCGTAAATCTATTCAGATACTCTCTCAAGGAATCCTTTGCTCCTTGGATTATGCCCATGAGCGAGGCTGAACTCTTCTCGTGCACTCTGCCACTTATGAATTTCTTGATAAAAGCTTGGCTCAAGTCCTTAAATGatccaatagagttcgggggcagaCGACTGTgccacctttgagccatacccgatagggtttgagggaaggcccgacacttaatagcgtcgttcacgggctgtAGTAGCAgggcattagagaatgtcctaacatgattagcagggtcgctagtaccatcgtatgctttgatggtgggAATTTTCAACTTCCTCGAGATGTGAGTGTTCATTATCTCatcagtgaatggtgggtttggatcatcgggatctcccaggggcataagatcacttggatcagcccttgagGAAACtgcccttcttggtattggacaATCCAGATCTATGATTGGGGGACGACCTCTTCATATTGGAGCAAGTGAGGATCTTAGAGTCAGTTATGCTTCTAGGTCATGTTTCaacctttggatctcagcttcatgagccctgatcctctcttgAACGTCTTGAGGAATCATCCCTTGAGTGCTCGCGGAGCGTTGTTCTGTATCAGCCATTGGTTTTTtaccagcacgtctccttcttggagCAACATCATCATCAGATGATTCGAAGTCTCTTTCAGTATAAGGTTCGGAGAATTCTTGATCTTCCAGAATAGGAGCCAAGCCACGCATGTATTGGGGCATCCGCCCTTGTGCTTCACCCCTATCAGAGTGTCCACTCCCTCCAACTTCAgggtatagaggcatcccgtaaggggggttagtggtcacgaTCGTCGAGTACTCATACCAACAGGTTGagagttcacaggtgcatgtatCTGCTGCAATTGAGGATTCTTCCCTTGAGGAGTGGGGGGATTCGACCCTTGTGGATGAGCCTCAGTTGCCCCTACCAGGGTTCCTCCTTAGGGGGAGGCATAAGTTGAGTGAGGTGGTACTTCCACCACTGATGTGATTGTTCATTGTGAAACATGAGTGTTTGTTCCACCATTGCCTCTTCGTTGTGtattcaccatggttgttgtagtCTTCCCAAAGatggcgccaaatgttgtggaataaaaacttgagtactttagtatttaatactagggttggtgagcttcgagctttaatggatGCTCTTGCAttcgggactatcggtccttgtaagatgcctacgtatctctgtgttgtagagaatcaagccaaaaacatagttctagattgaggggtagagccttttatatagaggtgagtctagggttagacttttgttgggagacttggtagacaagtctccaacttagatggtgatgAGGAGTCCTCTTGAGGGAGGAGATCCAGAACCTTCTATGTAGAACTTTGAGTCCGTTTAgaacacatgtctctgctcttccagctgtattgggcctagtccgtgaacagCTCGTGTTTGTGGACTTAGACGACCTCCGCTGGTGGGCCTTGGTTGTTTGGGCCGTTATAGCCCTGTTACGAAGCTTTGGACCAGACAGGCCTGCTTTGAAGCTTGGACCAGACAGGTCTGTATTGGACTTTTCggacaagaagcccaagtgtaattaatgtgacatttaatgtgtctttaggatatattttctatccatatcagtTGTCAAACCTAGTCTTTCTATAGGTGAAAGCCCTGATCAAAGTGTCAAACACAAATGAACATTCTCTCTTGAGATGCTTCTTATTTAGCCTGGCTAGATCAATTTTATCATCATAGTGAATGAAGTTCATGAAGTCTCCAATCTTCTGATAGGTAGGAGCTGCAACCTGTTTGTTCATAGGTATCCCTAGAGCTTTGTTCAGGTCCTTAGCTTCAAACTCCACAAACATGCCCTTGATTGTGCAAGACACGGTCATTATCACATCTTGATTATCATCTATGTCAGCTCTGATATAGCACTCCCCACGAATTCATTAAACACATCCAGATATAGTGTGGGTTTTGCAGTTAGAGCTCCTGCAAGATAAAAGTCAGAAATAAATTTCACAAAACACTTGAAATTATCATGTGCTTGAGTTGGGTCCATAAATGCAAGGAAGTTGGTTTTATCCTTCGGGATGAAAGCTCTTTCAGTGTTTGAGTTGGATGCCATTTGAAAGTTTGAAAGTGTTGAGTGGGTAAGTTTTGATAAGAGAAAAGCTTGTAGAAAGGTGAAGTTGAGAGAAGTCATTGTAATTAGCTCAAATTAGATCTCGAGAGAGTAAAGATGGGTTATATCAAGACGTCTGGGTAATTATAGTGTAGCAATGTTACTCCGTGATAAAAGAATTAAAAACAGTAAAAATTATATCATGAAGTCACATAGAGTTTATCGAGAAATCATATCGAAAAGTCATCTAAAATAATTCTATCGAGAACTAGataatgacatatcgatatgttgtataaatactcagtttgtcaTTTTAAcctttaaattttaatttctattagaaaaaaattatgtaatatcAAAAGCGTCTTTATATCAAAAGTATGTTAATggaataatttattaattttaaattattccattctgagatatcgataagtgaGAATatgttatatagagaactcttttaagacttattgagaagtcatctaagacttattgagaagtcatcTTAGACTTATAGAGAAatcagttctctacatacttttgcTTCAATTTAGTTTTGCCTTATATCAATTTCACATATAATCAATATGATATAACACAAGACAATTTTtcttagaattagaaaaattccaagataaatttatttttgaaaaataaatatacagagatttctgaaatatttataaatcatatttcagttaattctTAACTAaaccaaattaattttgatttattaaaaattaatctgctgcaaccTGTTATCTGAGTTCTTGCCTTGAGATGAAAAATTTAACATACAAATTTCACTTACTAACCTTGTAAATTTTATTTCATCTAAAGGCTTAGTGAAAATATCAGCTAACTGTTTTTCTGCtagaacaaaaatgagctcaatggtaccatttgaaACATGTTCTTTAAttaaatggtaccttacatcaatgtgctttattctagaatgattaacatGATTAGCAACGATGGATATTGCACTAGTGttatcacacatgataggaattttctAAAACAAgtccataatccattagttggtttctaatccaaagcacttgagcacaaaaACTTCCAGTCAGCTATGTATTTAGTCTCatctgtggaagttgacacagattggtgtttcttactataccaggatacaagtctttggcCAATGAATTGACAACTTTCACTAGTACTCTTTTTGTCCACCctgcatcctgtaaaatctgcatctgtataaccaacagcttcaaataaAGTAAAAATCCAATCATTATCTTATAGcttgtgatgtatacactttttcctttcttatcttcatccaacttagtagttGTAGACATAGGAGTTGATGTAGGTGAGAAAtccaccattccaaatttcttcaaaattatttttgacatacttagtttgtcTGATAAAAATTCCATCATTTCTTTGGCTTACATGTAGTCCAAGGAAATAACTTAATTCTCCCTTCATACTCATCTTATATTCACTCTACATGcgtcttgagaatctttgacagaGATTCTCATGAGTAGAGccaaaatgatatcatccacataaatttgaacaacgATAATATCATCACATGTTGCTTGAAAAAAAAAAGTTTTATCGATTATGCCTCTAGTGAATTCATTTTTTATCAAGAGTTATGAAAAtatgtcataccatgctctaggtgcctgctttaaaCCATAGAGATCCTTTAAAAGCCTATAgataaagtttggaaattctaGATCCTCAAAGTCAGGAGGCCGTTGCATATAGACTTTCTCTTCCAATTCACCATTGAGGAATgcatttttcacatccatttgatacactttgaaatttgagtgtgcaacaaatgcaagaaaaattctTGTTGCTTCAAGTTTTATAATCTGGAGCtaaagtttcatcatagtcaattccttttTCTTGTTAGTAGCCTTATCAACGATCCTTGCcttgttttgcagttaatgatgttatcaaacatgtcaccatcaacttcattgaataatatattcctggccttcttgtctttcctgacttgttcaatatcagggtctgaccatttatgccttggtttgggaacagatggctcatttccagttgcagctctcactggtacatgaggacctctctctatgcaatccacataggcctcatcttgagaaagaagatgaagatgcattttcaccttccagtggtggtaattatctttgtccagaaatgaattttgactccaacatccttcttgttcatcttgctgtttgttgtgatctttacactctttgtactttaagagcttgctctgatatcaattattagtccctaacaatacaacaagaattacagaaggggggttgaatgtaattctggaaACTTTTTCAAAACTAAAAATGTTCTTGCTTGATAAGATGTGAAAGTAATAAAAACAAATGCTTTTAAAACATTCTGGtagatttgaaagtatccactagagatatatatatcaattagaactctgtgaagctaaaatggctcacagctgctttacaagttgaacaacaaaactacagagagattcttaacaagtacaactttatctatctctctttgaaaatatgtttgcttagttaattgttctactagctacacttggtttatatatcaccaagataataaaacaaaacatatcttaTCTAATTCCAttctgcttcattactctattctagcatctttgaatatcttcacaatagcatggaaatggtaatgtttctttattctcaaattaCTGCttaataggctaccacattccttttgcaaacacccgacgcatgtgactgtgttgtcactgtcaacagatatttgaatttgatcatccgtcggaagtcttgtagatcatccgtcgggtagctttgttgatcatccgtcgggtagctttgttgatcatccgtcgggtaactATTGTCCCTTGATTCTATatcacttatacaaaattacaagacatcacttatatataattaatcaacctattctgtatatccactagaagtcaacatgacttatatatcCTTACAGAAtttacacaaagttgtttgcagaaatgtgctacaatacttatttattacataagctactcactcgatggatgtcaattactcatccgtcgggactataaggttcatccgtcgggattatatttgaacatccatcgagtgctacaatattcactaagttgaatctactaaggtgttttgttaatttAATCATCAAGTACACGGCATATTCccaataatttatttttatttcaagtGCTGCATATCTGCATACCATCTTCCAGGTCTGCTACACTCCTTGTTCAGTTCAttttggcccttgatcttgcacttcTTAAACTAcatttgtagactttccatttTAGTGATAAAATGGGTTGTTGACTGGTAATCTGAAATCTTCATGGTAGATGCATTCTGTAAATAAAGCTATTATCGAGATATTCTGAGTACAAAAAGGCTTGTCGAAATCCACAATTCTCTTCATATATTAAAACTTAtagatatctccacttctctacatgtatttaacttgtcgacatctccataTCTCTACATGCATTTTGACTTACCGATATCTTCATATCTCTATATGTATTATGACTTGTCAAAAtatccacttctctacatgtctTTTGGTTTGTCGATATTTCTAGTTCTCTATATGTACTTGACTTCTCCACAGACAAAGTGACTTATCTATAGGTGAGATGACTTCTCTACAAGAGGAGTGACTTTTCTAGAGGTCAAATTGACTTCTCGGTAAGCTTGAGCAGTTATCGATATACTTCTCGATATTCCTTGATATGTGACTTCTCGACATCTGATTTAGAACATTTTTCAATCTATAACATTATTCTTCTCCAAGCTATTGTATCTTCATTTTGAGGCATGATAAGGATTGGTCTTCTTCCAGAGACTTATTCATTAGCTTGTTAATTGTTTACTGTAAAATATTTCAGTCTAGTCATCTTCAACATTAAAAAAGACTCAAAGAATACAATTACAAATTATATAGGAATCAAGTAAAGTTAATCTTAGaattgtcaatatgacttaagCTTGTTATATTAAGGCATATCTTGAAAAACACTTGCATTTTCGAGTTTTCCTCTTCTTCATTTCTAGCAATTGCATCTCATAATCGCCTTTCATTTCTCTCAATCTTCCCAACAAACCTGAAATTACAATCTGTGTTGGACTACATAGTGGACCATCGACCCATTGGAAGTACCTACAATCTGTGCTGGACTATAGGTGAAACATTTAAGATCATTTCTTTACTTTCTCTTTCATTCCCTTCCTAAATTTCATTTCGATTCTCAGAGGCGAACCAAACGCCCCCTAAATAGGATCAACAAGTCTCTCCAATTTCTAAATAGGAGCAAGCAAACTTTTTGAAtgaaattattattataataaatatttaaaatctatacaaataatataatattaataaaataagtttcagtgaaattataatattatttctttattttttggAAAACTAAACTATATGACTAAAtgaatatatttaatattaaattcgagTTTGAATTTTAATACAGTAATTACAGAAGTAAGATGAATGTAAGCAAAGGTATAATTCAGGTGATAACAATGTATATAATTGTTTTTTTGAAACTAATGTATAATAATTGTTATGcatacttttaaaattatttaataaatgtTCCACATATTTTTTGATATTTTAAATTTTACATTGTTCTGCTtcaaaaaattcattttcattatttTCGTACTAACATTTCTTCCGCGAGTGGTTAACAAAATGTAAAATAGTGAAACCATTGTCAGTTTGTCATGTATACGTAACACTATACAATGAATGTATATACTAGGATTTTTCCCCGCTACCCAAGGTGGTGtgagaatttttttaaaataaccTAACAATTTTGTTAATAAAAAATAAAGTCCACTGTAACGGTTGTGTGATAATAGTCTTAAAAATTAGTATAAAGCTTATTTTTAACAATTAAGTATAGTCCTTGATGTTTCAaatgaaattttatttttgtttattttagaaaaaatgtAATCTTTAAATTATTGGTGTTACTATCGAAGTTTTTGAGTTTTGtattaataatatttataataaatttaaaattatatatatatatatttcttgaattgtaaaaatgtaaaattttaaatttattatgAATATGATTAATTCAAAAAGGTGAAAAAAGAACAATATTGCATATTAAAGAAAACTAGGGACTTTTTCCCGCGCTACGCAAGCTTATTATCCGACAATTTATTAAACGTAAATTGTTATATAAATGAAAAAATGGTATTTCGTATTCCAAGATGATGAACTATTATATTAACGAACAAATAAAACTACATAAAGATGCACAAAAAAATATAAATCGGCACTTTCAAATAAAAATACAGGAAtctattatttgattaaaatctcaCATCAACGCCAGAATTATAATTGCCACAAAGATTTCAACGTTAAGTAATTGACGATTATAAGAAGTGAACTTAGTAACAATTCAAATGTTTTGTTAATTAATAAAACACGGACATTACCTCAATTATGATGCATCATAGGTATAGTTAGTGGCCAAAAGTGTTCATTGacatttttggaaatatttgacAATGCTTAAAAGTCCAATAGCACATAATACTAATGCTTAAAATGTCTAATGATGACAAACATAGTGTTGATGATGAATTTGAGGATTACCAAAGGGCTACTATTATATATGAAGTGGACTAATGAAAAGATCATCATGAAAGAATAACTATCATGAATAGTGCTTAGCAAAATGAATTTTCGATCTTAAGATTTTAACAAATATACTAAAAACCGGGCTTCATATGGTGCATCAAAATTCAATTGGCAGTATCTTATCGCTAGATTGAAGATTAGTTGTTTCATGAACTTTTCTTTGGAACATGAGGCCTAATAAGATTACTAACTACATACTAAATGAATGATTTCTATGAAGTCTATCATGCAAAGATGTATGTGACATTATTAAATTATAAATCAGTAAGATTACTAATTATAATTTTACACACTATAAATTGTACTATAATATATATGTAGTTAGTCTGCGTAATATTCTAAAGGTGAAAATGTAAGGAATAGTGAGACAATATACGTCCTGAATTCTAGTAGGTTACTTTTCTCAGTTTTGGCAACAATTGTCCTACTAAGAAAGATTAAGGTGATTTTAACATTGAAATGCTTGTTTGCTAACTACTTCactttttatataaaatttaacAACAAAAAGTAATAACAGATATAATTTGAAATGTAATCAGTTGAGCTACATTGTTCCATGTACAAGCATTGAAAATTCACACAATATGTTTAAAATACAGAAATCCATAACATGTTCTTGATCTGAAACTTTAAAACACATGCAATGTAGGAGAATATCTAACATGCTTAATCAGTAAAACTACTTAGGAGAATCTTGTACATAATGAGTTGAGTAGCACAATGCTCACACTTAGTGTTCCACAAATGAGAAATATTCAAGCTTTTGTTGTATACTTCACCCTCAACACGAAAGTCAGGCTCAACAGTCATATCGCAGAGTGATAACCCTAATTCTTCTCCATAAGAATGGCCTTCTAATTGGTATATTAGGTCTAAATTTCGTGCATTTGGGCAAAACTTTTATATAGACAAAAGATAGTCTTTGTCTATAATGTATGCATACATCtcttctgttaggtcacacaacactgtagaaaggggttgaaaACAGTTTAGAATACtatcaaatcgatttaaagcacaagtaacagaaaataaatgtattcaatataataaactttgttataatggaacttttctctctcagtgatgaataaatatcattagagctgctaggttacaatatatgatcttctcgatgatcgtaactgtcacacccccaacttaacaaacaaaataaatataactattaaaatatttaaaagaaagtaatcATAAcggaatccaagatcttacagtttagggtttggaataacccaacactaccatctattacaactgattttaatatcgagtcctcacacaaaactatctattattctacctgagctcggacatacgcatcggcgtcacaggtcttacgtgttgtctgcttgaatctaaccatagctgctagctgtaatataagggtaaaggaaggagtgagccaaatgctcaacaagtgctaaacaatacggtacaaagcataaatcgagatatatataaaagaatggCAATGCGAAGACATAACCAATACTAACAAGtgataaaactttgggtgatggcatcatttgcttgattCAAAAcattttttcaaaatcatatcttaatcaaaatcattttatgacgctacggattacagctggtgatcagccgcgaagtaatcccgaacctcgctgggttctaaaacattaatgggatccctaggcaacttttaagcctacaatataagtgtggaaaggactcgcgtctcagtccagatccactattcaaagaaaacatttatccccctttgggactgaaaatccagattttaatcatttcaaaaactgatgccgattgataataaaatctcttaaacagtaaacatttttatcaagggattatagatcaattTTGAACACgggaaatatgtcacaaaatgtcagggccatgatccactagactttactttattagggtaattgaaaagtttccatatacaagaactttgacaaggtgtTCTAGCAAGgatattggataatatgaaagagtaatgccgaactaggcttaaagcaaggattgtagacaaggtataggtattttaacatcaagaagataagcatcaggGGTTACAAGCATACtagaggtgttaaggtataaagaaagtgatcattagcttaaggtatatcaggatgtcaaactttagggtaaggacAGGGTTATCAAACGATCATGAACAACTCGAAAGAATATCTGGTTTTTGAGTATCAAGGTGaggtttctattggggttcaagcattaGGGTGAGATGTTAagattttaggaatcaatagtaTGTTGATCAAGAGGATCAaacaagtattataacaaatctttctttttatcatggcattccaattactttgatgtactagcatgatacgaccttcgatctacttgcaatatgaaattgagggttcatggaatttctatataatacgaagatagatttaagaatcacttggttctagtatatcaagattactcaggatactcgcatcaatatatgaactaattaacacatatttgcagtgtaaacgaaaaataggttgaatcacttgccttgagaaaggctggtctggtttggctggtaggagcaactggaagctttactcgacctttatggtaagtttaccctcgtctcgagatcctacataaataataataatcctcattataatatattctcaccaacttaaccaaTTTACatcccgaaattaaacacaaatggcacttaggcctatatgcactcaatttatattcaccttataaatataatagtacacatagccacatatactcacatatcatatttttatatcaaataatatcacacataCTATAATGCACActtggcttggatgatctcgacccacaacttaagtcatttgatcgctaaactagacaaagtctccaaatttggcctcctaactcgatgtgcctttactaaactatccaaaacctattgaccctcacttgggccttttattctaatggctttatactatcttgaaaccatagtggtcaacctaggtctcactcataagtgctctaaaactatgtggtaagtgaaagttctcactggagtaaatttcaaaatgacatctatggtttcttgagcgcattagacactcttaaactacaagtttccttcaaaacttctatactagactcttctgaccataaggcatctcccaaacttgacgtgggtcaagggcctagcttgggcctccttgggcctaagctcaaagtccatggttcccctgtttttcagggcagaaaacgccctgacttgaattaaattgtgacacatggttctaactcatatcctatgagATATGGTTGGAAAatctcctctgacactccctctaactaaggcccaacagggcctaaggagggcctacccatgacatggtcaaaacttcctatttctaagt is a window of Apium graveolens cultivar Ventura chromosome 11, ASM990537v1, whole genome shotgun sequence DNA encoding:
- the LOC141695436 gene encoding uncharacterized protein LOC141695436, whose protein sequence is MTLKFGDPDLEGLKFLQDDPLVITPIIGNCHVMRVLVDNGAFVDILFHNTFIRMGYNDSQLTPSDAPIYGFNHMECKVKGAIQLAIIIGEEPREATQMLNFQVVKAASTYNAIIGRTGIHTFKVVPSTYHMVLKFPTRNSVGEARGDHKMAHSFYVITLRPDRTGGQPAEDLVPIPFDPLDPEKVTYIGASLDKPLKDRIKTFLQENNDAFTWTVAKMPGIDPNLITHRLKVDPTRKAVKKKKRTYAPDRLEAIKKEVEKLLEARFIEEVQFPEWLANPVMVKKANGKWMMCIDFTDLNDACTKNCYPYQGLIP